From Camarhynchus parvulus chromosome 22, STF_HiC, whole genome shotgun sequence, a single genomic window includes:
- the DDX56 gene encoding probable ATP-dependent RNA helicase DDX56 — translation MAAEMEAKGFEHMGLDGRLLRAVAELGWAVPTAIQARAIPLAMEGRDLLARARTGSGKTGAYGLPVLHKLLRVKEASPAVPQAVRALVLVPSAELARQVGHTLRRLAAFCGRQLRVAELCGHSDLAEQRPVLMEQPDIVVGTPGRVLAHVAGHSLALRPWLELLVLDEADLLLSFGFGDDIRALLCHMPKIYQALLVSATLNPELEALQELVLHNPVHVLPPEPRLPGSAQLQQFQLRCATEEDKFLLLAALLKLRLLRGRALLFVGSLPRAFRVKLFLEQFGIAACALNPQLPARSRCHVIAQFNRGLYDYIVATDEEGPAEPPRHRPRRGDTARKGDKKGDKKGQPPQCPQDPEFGVSRGIDFQNVAAVINFDVPSSVETYIHRVGRTARGDSPGTALTLALPDELEGLRRIEDTLAAENGQSMLQPYEFRMEEIETLRYRCRDAMRTVTKQARRHARLINEGVINELQVYFEDNPRDLQALRHDRPLHPASVQPHLGHVPEYLVPPSLRSIADPNPKKRKCPRGAGARRRGKKPRGSGNPLQSFRFARRGSKRGAGGTPCEPGTPGGTWGHPWAPPESLGAPPVPAWGPWCHLLSPCASLGSPRW, via the exons ATGGCGGCAGAGATGGAGGCGAAGGGGTTCGAGCACATGGGGCTGGACGGGCGGCTGCTGAGG GCCGTGgcggagctgggctgggcagtgcccacgGCCATCCAGGCCCGCGCCATCCCGCTGGCCATGGAGGGCCGGGATCTGCTGGCCCGGGCCAGGACGGGCTCGGGGAAAACGGGAGCGTACGGACTGCCCGTGCTGCACAAACTGCTGCGCGTCAAGGAG gCGTCCCCAGCCGTGCCCCAGGCCGTGCGGGCGCTGGTGCTGGTGCCCTCGGCGGAGCTGGCACGGCAGGTCGGGCACACCCTGCGCCGCCTGGCCGCCTTCTGCGGCCGCCAGCTGCGCGTGGCCGAGCTCTGCGGCCACTCGGACCTCGCTGAGCAGCG gccgGTGCTGATGGAGCAGCCGGACATCGTGGTGGGCACTCCCGGCCGTGTCCTGGCACACGTGGccgggcacagcctggcactgcggccctggctggagctgctcgtGCTGGACGAGGCCGATCTGCTGCTGTCCTTCGGCTTCGGGGACGACATCCGCGCCCTGCTCTG ccACATGCCCAAGATCTACCAGGCCCTGCTGGTGTCGGCCACCCTGAACCCCGAGCTGGAGgcgctgcaggagctggtgctgcacaACCCC GTCCACGTCCTGCCCCCCGAGCCCCGTTTGCCcggcagtgcccagctgcagcagttccAGCTGCGCTGTGCCACGGAGGAGGACaagttcctgctgctggcgGCGCTGCTGAAGCTGCGGCtgctgcggggccgggcgctgctCTTCGTGGGCAGCCTGCCCCGCGCCTTTAGGGTCAAACTCTTCCTGGAGCAGTTTGGGATCGCCGCCTGTGCCCTCAACCCACAGCTGCCCGCCCGCTCCCG gtgcCACGTCATTGCCCAGTTTAACCGGGGGCTCTACGATTACATCGTGGCCACCGACGAGGAGGGGCCGGCGGAGCCCCCCCGGCACCGCCCGCGCAGAGGGGACACGGCCAG GAAAGGTGACAAGAAGGGTGACAAGAAGGGACAGcccccgcagtgtccccaggaCCCCGAGTTCGGGGTCTCCCGTGGCATCGATTTCCAGAACGTCGCCGCCGTCATCAACTTCGATGTCCCCAGCTCGGTGGAGACCTACATCCACCGCGTGGGCAG gacagcccgtggggacagccctggcacgGCGCTGACGCTGGCACTGCCCGACGAGCTCGAGGGGCTGCGGCGCATCGAGGACACGCTGGCAgcag aGAACGGGCAGTCCATGCTGCAGCCCTACGAGTTCCGCATGGAGGAGATCGAGACGCTGCGGTACCGCTGCAGG gatGCCATGCGCACTGTCACCAAGCAGGcca gacGCCATGCGCGCT TGATTAATGAAGGGGTAATTAATGAATTGCAGGTGTATTTCGAGGACAATCCCCGGGACCTGCAGGCGCTGAGGCACGACCGGCCCCTGCACCCGGCCAGCGTGCAGCCCCACCTGGGCCACGTGCCCGAGTACCTGG tgccccccagcctCCGCAGCATCGCcgaccccaaccccaaaaagaGGAAATGTCCCCGAGGGGCCGGAGCCCGGCGCCGGGGGAAGAAG CCCCGCGGCTCCGGGAATCCCCTGCAGAGCTTCAGGTTCGCCCGGCGAGGGAGCAAACGGGGGGCAGGGGGCACCCCCTGTGAGCCTGGCAcccctgggggcacctgggggcacccctggg CACCCCCTGAGAGCCTGGGGGcaccccctgtgccagcctggggaccCTGGTGTCACCTTCtgagcccctgtgccagcctggggtCACCACGGTGGTAG